A window of Vibrio gazogenes genomic DNA:
TTAAGAGAAGGAAAAGGCGTCTTACTGCTTGATGACGAAGACCGGGAGAATGAAGGCGATCTTATCTATTCGGCAGAACATCTGACACCAACGCAAATGGCACTCATGATCCGTGAATGCAGTGGGATTGTTTGTCTGTGCTTAACAGAAAAAGATGCAGATCGCCTGGAATTGCCGCCAATGGTTCAGATAAACAACAGTCAGAACCAAACAGCATTTACCGTGAGTATTGAAGCGAAAGTCGGCGTAACCACTGGCGTTTCTGCCGCAGATCGGGTGACAACGATCAAAACAGCCGTTCACCCGGATACAAAAGGCGATGATTTGGCCCGCCCCGGGCATGTGTTCCCCCTACGGGCTCGGGATGGTGGCGTGTTAGTCCGCCGCGGCCATACCGAAGGAACGGTTGATCTGATGAAACTGGCAGGGCTACAACCCGCGGGCATTTTATGTGAAGTGACCAATGAAGATGGCACGATGGCACAAACACCGGAGATTATCCGTTTTAGCCACCAACATGACTTACCGGTTTTAACCATTGAAGACATCGCAACCTACCTGCTTCAGCAACACCTGAAATCAGCCTAATCAAGTCCATCCCACATAATCATAAACCTGAGGAGAATATTCTTCAGGTTTATGTCACACAAATTACTTAATTATCAGAAATAATACTAAACTTTGAATAAGCCACGCCGAAAAAATCATTAGAACAACTATCCGGAAGGATTCAATATGAAAAAATACGGACTTAAACAAGTATTACTGATTTCAGTGATGTTACTCGTTGGTGCATCTGTATCCATTTCCAGCTATATATCATATATCAAACAAGCTGAGGCAATTTCTCAATTGATCACGGCATCCGGAAAAGATTACGCGGCGAATAAAGCCGATTTGGTTGCCCAGTTCATCAGCGAAAAAGTGCAAGGCATAAAAGGTATCGGTGAAATGTATAAAGATACCTCCCTCCCTGGCCAGTCTCCCCAAGACTATATCAATCAAACCAAAATGTTTGCGACCATGCTCAATACCGGCAGCTCATTCATCGGGTTTGAAGCGACCGGAGATGCGTATTGGAATCAGACCAGTGAAGCCTGGCCCGATCATAAGTACAGCGGAGATATCCGCACCGTAAGCTACTATAAAGATGGCCGGAGTGCGGTCAATCCGTCCATGACCGAACCCTATCCTGATGAAGCTAATCCTGATGTTTACTGGATTAGTATTGTCCAGAAAATAAAAGATGGGGTGATCGGTGTTGATATGAAGCTTACCTTTCTGAGTCAGTTAGTTAAAAAGTCAAACGACCTTGAAGGGTCCGTCGCTGTCATTTTAAATCAAGACACGACCGTGCTGGCTTCATCTTCTAATACCATCAAACCCGGAGACAAAGGTACTGACTTCGATTGGTTCAAAGACGTCGTGACCAAAGCCGTCCAGCAAGAGCAGACCGTGCAAGATTATGCACTGAACGGGCAGGATAAAATTTTATTTAGTCATCGGATTAAGGTTGCCAATAAAAACTGGTATTTCATGATCGGTCTCAATAAAGCGATTGCTTATGAAGGACTGAACTCGGCAAAACACACAGCCATTACGACGACCATCATTGCCACTATCGTGAGTTTGATCATCGCCTTTTTTGTCATTCAAATCTTATATCGCCCCATTATTGCACTTAAAAATATGATTGCCGGTCTCTCTAGTGGTGATGGCGATCTGACCCAACGTTTGGAAGTTAACTCCAATGACGATCTGGGACAAATTGCCGGGGGAATAAATCAGTTCATTGGTAGCTTGCAGGAAATGATGCTGGAAATTCAAAGCGCATCCGGTCAGCTGCAAACCAATATCGGAGATATGAAACAACTCTCTGAACACAACTCTGAGATCCTCAACAGCCATGTCGTCGAAACGGAACAAGTGGTCACCGCCATTGAAGAGATGAATTCAACAGCCGAGTCGATGGCATCAGATGCTGCCAATACGGCCAATTTGACTCAACAGGCTAATGATACCAGTACTGAATCAAGACAAATCATGACCCAAGCTCAACATACTGTCTCTGCATTAATGGATGATGTTGAGAACTCTTCAACTC
This region includes:
- a CDS encoding methyl-accepting chemotaxis protein, producing the protein MKKYGLKQVLLISVMLLVGASVSISSYISYIKQAEAISQLITASGKDYAANKADLVAQFISEKVQGIKGIGEMYKDTSLPGQSPQDYINQTKMFATMLNTGSSFIGFEATGDAYWNQTSEAWPDHKYSGDIRTVSYYKDGRSAVNPSMTEPYPDEANPDVYWISIVQKIKDGVIGVDMKLTFLSQLVKKSNDLEGSVAVILNQDTTVLASSSNTIKPGDKGTDFDWFKDVVTKAVQQEQTVQDYALNGQDKILFSHRIKVANKNWYFMIGLNKAIAYEGLNSAKHTAITTTIIATIVSLIIAFFVIQILYRPIIALKNMIAGLSSGDGDLTQRLEVNSNDDLGQIAGGINQFIGSLQEMMLEIQSASGQLQTNIGDMKQLSEHNSEILNSHVVETEQVVTAIEEMNSTAESMASDAANTANLTQQANDTSTESRQIMTQAQHTVSALMDDVENSSTHIQNMNNETQSIHSILTVIGSIAEQTNLLALNAAIEAARAGEQGRGFAVVADEVRNLASRTKKSTEEIEEALSHLLKGTETIVESMGHTKERCLETSTGSDNVAVSLEKMTEFIYKINDLSSQIATAAEEQSSVTHEISRNMSALNDIVNELNQNGQKSLSGMESINNVNHNLINIVGRFKL
- the ribB gene encoding 3,4-dihydroxy-2-butanone-4-phosphate synthase; the encoded protein is MNQLNLLAEFGDPIHRVETALQALREGKGVLLLDDEDRENEGDLIYSAEHLTPTQMALMIRECSGIVCLCLTEKDADRLELPPMVQINNSQNQTAFTVSIEAKVGVTTGVSAADRVTTIKTAVHPDTKGDDLARPGHVFPLRARDGGVLVRRGHTEGTVDLMKLAGLQPAGILCEVTNEDGTMAQTPEIIRFSHQHDLPVLTIEDIATYLLQQHLKSA